From Brassica rapa cultivar Chiifu-401-42 chromosome A06, CAAS_Brap_v3.01, whole genome shotgun sequence:
AGGTAacagactataagtatgtatgtcataatctattatatacaaattgagtatttacaaatatattcaaatattttacaaatctgTTTATGAGTCTATTATGTGCAAATTAACTATTTTACAGTACATGTTTTCGTTCTTATCCTTGAGTTCCAGATTGTTGATTACTGTTTAAGAAAAGGAAAGCCACGGAGAAGAGTACTAAAGTGTAAGTTCAAAAAATATCCTAAATGTATTGTTTAGTTTTAGTTTGCCATTTATCTTTCTactatatcttatatatttaacattttaataatactttcaataaaaatttaaatggctttcataatttatttttgtttcactattttattatattaaaaataattagatttatattttaaagaagaattatttataaaaagtatACAAATAAAATTGAAATGGATCATATCAGTAACTTTTAGctgtatttaatatttatattaaaaataattatctctattcaaaattatctttttaacatTTGTTTTGCCCCTTCTATGTTTTAACTATGTTGTTTGAATGCAACACTTCTAATTATAGGTCTATTATTCATCTCTAGAATGtaactaaaatagtttttagttttgataaaacaaaagttagaattttataaaatgatcatttaaATACAATCAAAAACTAACCCGTGCTCAGCACGGGGTGATAATACtagtctttatatatttatcaatcatctttatatacttttacatacacatacatgtgcacattGACGTGAACaccttataactaagtatttatcacaactgaaatatctaatttttttggaagttaaaatattatttttcttaatgcttgttTTACTATCGACTAAATTGtagtaaaatgatttgtcttaataattttttttcttttttaattattatccgtttagaaactataatatgaaaccattggttcgacattacgactatctaagattcataacatgaaacaaaaaaataatagtaatttttgattatcacaagaaaaaaaagccaaaaacatcaaacattttaaccaaacaaaccaaataaatattgatttaaaatgatagttatattttaggtgattaaaaaccaaaaaacaacCTATAACCAaaccgatatccagattaaacagattaatatttttttattaaaaaataacgaaactaataggGTAAGGCGCTAGTTATTGTATGATACCAAAAGATTGTTTGGATCAATTTGGAAGGATAAGAAAAAGCGGGCCCATAACATTGGGCTTTAGGTTAAACATTCCACTCCACTCCACCAGGAAACACAAAAGTTGAGAGACCTTTACGATCGATCAAACACCACCGTCACCGAATTAACATCATGACGGCGACTGAGTTCGGCATCGTCTACGCCGTCCACATCATCACCTCACACTTCGGTTCCGTCGCATCGGTAATTATTAAGTCCTTTTCGATATGTTCTCTAATGAATTCAATTCCCTCAGTGATGAGTACATATTTTGCAGAAAGTGTGCGAGTGTCTTCTCCGGAGAGGACCTCTCTCCTCCCGAGAGATCTCTCGTCTAGCCGAATCTGACATCAACCATACCAAAGTCAAGGATATTCTCTACCTCTTGATTCACCATAACTGCGTTCAAGCTTTCTCTATTGACCCTCCCGGTTAGTCCCGGTCCGGATCAATCAATAAATCTTTTATGAATTTCAAAAGTAAGTTTGTTTATTATATGTATAGATGGTTCAGAGAGCAAAGCTACTGTTCAGTACATTGCACTGTTTCGCAACATTATTCACGGTGCGAGGTATAACAAGTTTTCTAAGGTTGTTAACGAAGAGCTTGGCTCTCAGGTCTGATTCCTTCATCTTCATCGTTCCGAACACTAAAGTTAATCACGTTTCATGACCCCCTTACTCTATGTGTACAGTGCAGCGGGTTGCTTGATGGTTTACTTAGTAACGGTAGGCTTACCTTGGAACAGCTTATAGATAGAGACAGAGGTGACTGACTCCTCCTGTTTTATTTTAATCGCAATTAACCACCCCGAGTGGATTGGATGCTAATCTGTTGCCTATGATCAGATTCAAAAAAACCAATGGGTTCAGAAGCGATCAGAGATTCTCTTCAGAAACTGGTTGCTGCACGTTTTATTGAGCGCGTTCCTTCTCCCGAACCTGTTCTTGGCAACAAAGATGAAGGTCCTGCTCAAAAGAAAAGAGGCGCCAAAGCTTCCAAGGTAATTCATTCATACCTTGTGTTCTCTCTCTACGTTTGTTTGTTTACTCTTTTTGGGAACTGCTGCAGATCTTTAAGGAACCGGAAAGCTTAGAGGAGCGTATTCTCGAAGCTGCAACTCCTGTTGACGCAATAAGGTTTCCATTTATATTCGAGCAAGACTCTAGTTCAACAGTAGCAGATGACGATAGCAACATCCCTGAGGGGAAGGTATCACCATTCTTACCATTACCAGTTTTGGATGTTTTTGTAATCTCATCAGACAAGCACTGAATATATATCTTTTGTGTTGATGTTTTCTCTTTGAACCGAAATGTATTTTAGCGTAAACAACCTGAAGTGGACTACTCATCAGGTCCCAGCAATGAGGTAATTTGGCGTCCTAATTTCGAGGAGCTCATCCGCCGCCTTAGACATAAGGTAATAAAACTCTTGTTTGTTGGCATTTCATATATTGTTTTTGCCTACTCCATCACTATTATGAAacatctgtttctttttttttctttttaaggcGTGTGTGGAGATAGTGAAAGAGCGGAGAGATGAAGGATGTGCTAATGTCATGAAGGCAATGTTAGAAGTAGGAAGATCTCAGGAGAAGAAGGCGAAAACCGACAAGTCCGGTAAAGTCCTCTCTTGTTTTCTATACAATTGATTGAAGTtcccaatgtttttttttttatcatagtaCGTACACCTATCTTCTTTTCAGTTCCAATGTCAATGGGTTCCATTTACGAAGAGCTTATAAAGACAGACGCAGGCCGTGAAATGACACAAGCGCGAGTTGAAGCATGCCTTGAGCAATTGAGTGCAACGTCTTCTTATCTACCAGCCTTTGTGATAGAATCAGATGATTCATACATAGTTGGTATATTAACTTCCTTCTAAAACCCCTGGTTAACTGATAATGGATTTGAAACGTATTTCGTTATTTTCATTTGCAGATTTTAAATCCATTATCAGCGTTGCACAGAAAGATGAGGTGTGTtccattcatatatatatatatatatatatatatacttttcctgaaaacatttttgaaactaattaaaatGAGATGTTTTTAGATGGAATCAGTAGTTATGAGAAGATACGGGAAAGAAGCTTTCAGAATGTTCAGATACTTATCACAGGAAGACCGTTTTGTTGAAACCGATAAGGTGAGTGATCGTGTTTAATGTAGAAAGATAGGTGGTAATACATGTTTCTTAACTCtacataaaatttgttttatctTTGTCTTAAGATTGCTGATGCTGCACTGACTGAAAAGAAAGACACGccacaaatccttttgaagatgTGGAAAGATGGTTACTTACATATGCAGGTATGAGTGTATTTCTTTTGCCAAGTTGAAACCAAAACTTTTAAAGCTAAAGAGGATTGGTTGATCGGAGATTCTTACTTGTCCTCTTTTTGTTGTTTTAGAAATTGGCGGTCACGGGAGTATATATGCCCTTCCTGTTGTGGAAGGTAAACAAGCTGATTGTGTCGAGGCGAATGTTAGATGAGATGTATCATGCTTCCTTAAACTTGAGCCTCAGGTTGACCCATGAGAAGGATTCAGAGAAAGAGGTTAGACTCGCACTTAAAAGATCGATTGAAAGATGATCCTAATGCTAAACTAGtgtaaattgttttttctttgtgtgTGGGGGGGCAGTTGTTGTTGCTACCAATGGAGAAACTAGAAGGAGCATTGAAGGAGAGACGGAATAAGTACAGAGCTAAGAGTGTGTTGCTCACTTCGGCTAGTTTTAAACTTGATGATGCTATTCTGCTTTTCCATGACTTCTAGAAGAAGACACCATTAGTATTTTCCCATATTAAATTTGTTGGTTGTCTGGCTATGTTTGCCTTTTCAGTCTACATTATCCTATCTTGTAACAGTTTTTTTTCTATGAGGTAATCACAAGTTGGAACTTTAAAAGTGATTGATATTTGTTTCGAGACGTATGTTTTAGGTACCTTTTTGAGTAAATATTTGAGCAATTTTCtcaaataaactttttaaaattttgtcacAGAAATAacactcaaaaataaaataactaaaatagtactttttttttgttttgaaaattttaatatttagtttttatttttttaaatttaaaactctATTTCCAAAAATCCattaattctaaaccctaattttcgAGTATAAATGCATAAttaccctttaataaaactttgtttgatcattttttttctttgaagtctgtttttgtgaaaataaacaaaaaaaaatatttaagagaatttctctaaatatttttctaattcatATTAACCAATAGAGAAAAGTATGTTAGTGAGAAAATAGTGGCTTAATCTCCTTCAGATGATGAAAGGTTCATAAATGCTTTCATGGTGACACAATATCTTTCAAACCTTCCGAGCTTTATGCATTGTTGTGATGGTTTTGGTCAGGACAAGACCTAAGTGTCTCAAATACTCGACTCCTCACTTCACTAGGTCAGAGGCGTCCCTGAAATGTTGGAGACCTAAAACAATTTACTGaggattttctaaaaattttttttacaaattcaaGAACCTTtttctatgtaaatattttaaaaaaaatttggaaccTTACGTCAATGTTTCAATTCGCTGTGTTCAGACCACCCATGCTAGGAGCTGTTAGGGTATTCCTACCGACAGTAAGGTTTTCTTCATCCTCTATTccacttttttttgtcagctctATACATTTCTTATGCCATTTCATCCGTTCAATTATTCACTCCACATATATATGTACAAATAGCCTGTTGATTGTAGAAACCATTTGGCTGTAAAGCTTCTCCAAGGATTTAGCTAGAAGCTCTTGTTAGCAATCCCTTACAATTTTAAAAGAGTATATAATAGGAGGCCATTTATTGGGGTTGATCATGTTAGCATTAAAAAGATTGAATCCACC
This genomic window contains:
- the LOC103873509 gene encoding uncharacterized protein LOC103873509; translation: MTATEFGIVYAVHIITSHFGSVASKVCECLLRRGPLSSREISRLAESDINHTKVKDILYLLIHHNCVQAFSIDPPDGSESKATVQYIALFRNIIHGARYNKFSKVVNEELGSQCSGLLDGLLSNGRLTLEQLIDRDRDSKKPMGSEAIRDSLQKLVAARFIERVPSPEPVLGNKDEGPAQKKRGAKASKIFKEPESLEERILEAATPVDAIRFPFIFEQDSSSTVADDDSNIPEGKRKQPEVDYSSGPSNEVIWRPNFEELIRRLRHKACVEIVKERRDEGCANVMKAMLEVGRSQEKKAKTDKSVPMSMGSIYEELIKTDAGREMTQARVEACLEQLSATSSYLPAFVIESDDSYIVDFKSIISVAQKDEMESVVMRRYGKEAFRMFRYLSQEDRFVETDKIADAALTEKKDTPQILLKMWKDGYLHMQKLAVTGVYMPFLLWKVNKLIVSRRMLDEMYHASLNLSLRLTHEKDSEKELLLLPMEKLEGALKERRNKYRAKSVLLTSASFKLDDAILLFHDF